The following coding sequences are from one Microbacterium wangchenii window:
- a CDS encoding metal ABC transporter substrate-binding protein, whose protein sequence is MPKNLRRTVTLVSMAALMAGLLTGCVTASATPGADDRPRVLTTFTVLADMARNVAGDHLEVESITKVGAEIHGYEPTPGDVAKAAEADLILDNGLNLEAWFAQFVESADVPHVVVSEGVDMIDITGDAYDGRPNPHAWMSPLNAQRYVANMVDAFSELAPEHADDFAANGEAYTAELQQIHEELVSELGALPENQRALVTCEGAFSYLARDAGLTEAYIWPVNAEQQATPQQIAATIEFVADNDVPAVFCESTVSDKPMQQVVDATGAEFGGVLYVDSLSEAEGPVPTYLDLLRHDTETILAALTGGAR, encoded by the coding sequence ATGCCGAAAAATCTCCGCCGAACGGTGACACTCGTGTCGATGGCGGCCCTCATGGCAGGGCTTCTCACCGGATGCGTCACCGCCTCGGCGACCCCCGGCGCGGACGATCGCCCCCGCGTGCTGACGACCTTCACCGTCCTGGCGGACATGGCGCGCAACGTCGCGGGCGATCACCTCGAGGTCGAGTCGATCACGAAGGTGGGCGCTGAGATCCACGGGTACGAGCCCACCCCCGGCGACGTCGCCAAGGCCGCCGAGGCCGACCTCATCCTGGACAACGGGCTGAATCTGGAGGCGTGGTTCGCGCAGTTCGTAGAGTCCGCCGATGTGCCCCACGTCGTGGTGTCGGAGGGGGTCGACATGATCGACATCACCGGCGACGCGTACGACGGCCGTCCGAACCCGCACGCGTGGATGAGCCCGCTCAACGCCCAGCGATACGTCGCGAACATGGTCGACGCCTTCAGCGAGCTCGCGCCCGAGCACGCCGACGACTTCGCCGCGAACGGCGAGGCGTACACGGCTGAGCTGCAGCAGATCCACGAGGAGCTGGTGAGCGAACTGGGGGCGCTGCCGGAGAACCAGCGCGCCCTCGTCACGTGCGAGGGCGCCTTCTCCTACCTCGCGCGCGACGCCGGTCTCACCGAGGCGTACATCTGGCCCGTCAACGCCGAGCAGCAGGCCACGCCGCAGCAGATCGCCGCGACGATCGAGTTCGTCGCCGACAACGACGTGCCCGCCGTCTTCTGCGAATCAACCGTGTCGGACAAGCCCATGCAGCAGGTCGTGGATGCCACGGGCGCGGAGTTCGGCGGCGTGCTCTATGTCGACTCCCTCTCCGAGGCGGAGGGCCCGGTGCCCACGTACCTCGACCTGCTCCGTCATGACACCGAGACGATCCTGGCCGCGCTGACCGGCGGCGCGCGGTGA
- a CDS encoding metal ABC transporter ATP-binding protein: protein MTPAITVEGVTVSYGDVVALRDVSLELAAGRVTGLIGMNGSGKSTLLKTILGLIRPDSGTAQVSGMAPAVARRKGLIASVPQSEVVDWAFPVSVRDVVLMGRYGRLGPTRRPRAADDAAVDEALARVDLTDLADRQIGRLSGGQRKRAFVARGIAQDAAVLLLDEPFAGVDKTSEATIVRLLRELAADGRTVLVSTHDLAALPSLADDAVVLLQRVVFRGSVADALQPDTLARAFGLDAPLEGGTR from the coding sequence GTGACACCCGCGATCACCGTCGAGGGGGTGACGGTCAGCTACGGCGATGTCGTCGCGCTCCGAGACGTGTCCCTCGAACTGGCGGCCGGAAGGGTGACGGGCCTGATCGGCATGAACGGATCGGGCAAGTCCACGCTGCTGAAGACCATCCTCGGGCTCATCCGTCCCGACTCCGGCACGGCGCAGGTGTCGGGCATGGCACCGGCGGTGGCGCGGCGGAAGGGCCTGATCGCGTCGGTGCCGCAGAGCGAAGTCGTCGACTGGGCCTTTCCCGTCTCGGTGCGCGACGTCGTGCTCATGGGGCGATACGGGCGGCTCGGCCCGACCCGGCGCCCGCGAGCGGCCGACGACGCCGCCGTCGACGAGGCCCTCGCCCGCGTGGACCTGACCGACCTGGCCGACCGGCAGATCGGCCGCCTCTCCGGGGGGCAGCGCAAACGCGCGTTCGTCGCACGGGGCATCGCCCAGGATGCGGCGGTGCTGCTGCTGGACGAACCGTTCGCGGGGGTCGACAAGACCTCCGAGGCCACCATCGTCCGTCTCCTGCGGGAGCTCGCCGCGGACGGCCGCACGGTCCTGGTCTCCACCCACGACCTCGCGGCCCTGCCGTCCCTCGCCGACGACGCCGTCGTGCTGCTCCAGCGCGTCGTGTTCCGCGGGTCCGTCGCCGACGCCCTGCAGCCCGACACCCTCGCGCGCGCCTTCGGCCTGGACGCCCCTCTCGAGGGAGGAACACGATGA
- a CDS encoding metal ABC transporter permease, giving the protein MNLLDVLVEPLQYEFMTRAILTTVIAAVVCAMLSCWLVLIGWSLMGDAVSHAVLPGVVLAYVVGAPFALGAVVFGLLAVALIGVIRDTSRVKEDAAIGIVFTTLFALGLVLISVTPSQTDLNHIIFGNILGVSTADLVQIAALALVAFAVLVVKRRDLTLYAFDPAHAFAIGLSPRLLGALLLGVLALTAVVALQVVGVILVVALLIIPGATAYLLTDRFGRMLVIAPVISALSSVLGIYLSYWLDASSAGLVVLVQGAVFTAVYLFSPRQGILGRRRRGTAQPAMTAG; this is encoded by the coding sequence ATGAACCTCCTCGACGTGCTTGTGGAGCCCCTGCAGTACGAGTTCATGACGCGCGCGATCCTCACCACGGTGATCGCCGCGGTCGTGTGCGCCATGCTGTCGTGCTGGCTGGTGCTCATCGGCTGGTCGCTCATGGGCGATGCGGTGTCGCACGCCGTGCTGCCCGGCGTCGTGCTCGCCTACGTCGTCGGCGCGCCGTTCGCACTGGGCGCGGTCGTCTTCGGCCTGCTCGCGGTCGCCCTGATCGGCGTCATCCGCGACACCAGCCGCGTGAAGGAGGATGCGGCGATCGGGATCGTCTTCACGACGCTGTTCGCGCTGGGCCTCGTGCTGATCTCGGTCACCCCGAGCCAGACCGACCTCAACCACATCATCTTCGGAAACATCCTGGGGGTGTCCACGGCCGACCTCGTCCAGATCGCGGCACTCGCGCTGGTCGCCTTCGCCGTGCTCGTGGTCAAGCGGCGCGACCTCACCCTGTACGCCTTCGATCCCGCCCACGCGTTCGCCATCGGGCTGTCGCCCCGCCTGCTGGGGGCGCTCCTGCTCGGTGTCCTGGCACTGACCGCCGTCGTGGCCCTTCAGGTGGTCGGCGTGATCCTGGTCGTCGCGCTGCTGATCATCCCCGGTGCGACGGCGTATCTGCTCACCGACCGGTTCGGCCGCATGCTCGTCATCGCACCGGTGATCTCGGCGCTGTCGTCGGTGCTCGGCATCTACCTGAGCTACTGGCTGGATGCCTCGTCGGCCGGGCTCGTCGTCCTCGTGCAGGGCGCGGTCTTCACAGCGGTGTATCTCTTCAGCCCCCGCCAGGGCATACTGGGGCGCCGCCGACGCGGAACGGCTCAGCCCGCCATGACGGCGGGCTGA
- a CDS encoding cation transporter, with protein sequence MSRPTLADTLPERQARALARAVRIEWATIAFLAAAITAVGLTVGNSQAMRAAWIEDLLSLAPPIAFLVAVRVIAMPATRRYPYGFFRSVGVAHLVAGVALFTMGAILIVESVTALILAERPPIGSVELFGQTVWLGWIMMAVMALTIPLPIYFGRVKMKLARELHNKVLYADADMNKADWMTAVGTIVGVGGIGLGLWWMDAAAATFIAGSILWDGVKNTRAAITDLMDTTATTFDDAHHHPDADAVHDYLSSLPWVAEVRTRTRDQGQFFHVEAFVLPVRGRAPSLRKLADAQEGCRRLDWKLHDVVVVPVAEFPANAMARSTDPES encoded by the coding sequence GTGAGCCGTCCCACGCTGGCCGACACGCTGCCCGAACGGCAGGCGAGGGCCCTCGCGCGGGCCGTCCGCATCGAGTGGGCGACGATCGCGTTCCTCGCAGCCGCCATCACCGCCGTCGGGCTCACCGTGGGCAACTCCCAGGCGATGCGCGCGGCCTGGATCGAAGATCTCCTCTCCCTCGCCCCGCCGATCGCATTCCTCGTGGCGGTGCGCGTCATCGCGATGCCGGCGACCCGCAGATACCCCTATGGGTTCTTCCGCTCCGTGGGCGTGGCCCACCTGGTCGCCGGCGTCGCCCTGTTCACGATGGGTGCCATTCTCATCGTCGAATCGGTGACGGCCCTGATCCTGGCCGAGCGCCCGCCGATCGGATCGGTCGAGCTCTTCGGGCAGACCGTCTGGCTGGGCTGGATCATGATGGCCGTGATGGCCCTCACCATCCCGCTGCCGATCTACTTCGGCCGCGTCAAGATGAAACTCGCGCGCGAACTGCACAACAAAGTGCTGTACGCCGACGCCGACATGAACAAGGCCGACTGGATGACCGCCGTCGGGACGATCGTGGGGGTCGGTGGGATCGGCCTGGGACTGTGGTGGATGGATGCGGCGGCAGCGACCTTCATCGCCGGCAGCATCCTGTGGGACGGTGTGAAGAACACCCGCGCGGCGATCACCGACCTCATGGACACCACGGCGACGACCTTCGACGACGCGCACCATCATCCCGACGCCGACGCGGTGCACGACTACCTGTCATCGCTTCCCTGGGTCGCCGAGGTCCGCACACGCACGCGCGACCAGGGGCAGTTCTTCCACGTGGAGGCGTTCGTGCTGCCGGTGCGGGGTCGCGCGCCGTCGCTGCGCAAGCTCGCCGATGCCCAGGAGGGATGCCGGCGGCTGGACTGGAAGCTCCACGACGTCGTCGTCGTCCCGGTGGCCGAATTTCCCGCCAACGCCATGGCGCGCTCGACGGACCCGGAGTCGTAA
- a CDS encoding transporter substrate-binding domain-containing protein — protein MLARRVRPAAAMALAGILLLTACTSIPADAAGTSDRVRGGELRAGVTHNPPWTDTSTAEPTGSEVALVESLARGLDARVEWVEGSEAVLADALHEGELDIAVGGFTDDTPWTEQAAVTAVYREVRNDRGVTEKHVMLTRSGENRFLVTIEDHLRENGADR, from the coding sequence GTGCTCGCGCGCCGCGTGCGTCCGGCCGCGGCGATGGCACTGGCCGGGATCCTCCTACTGACCGCCTGCACGAGCATCCCCGCCGACGCCGCGGGAACCTCTGACCGCGTTCGCGGGGGTGAGCTGCGGGCAGGTGTCACGCACAATCCGCCGTGGACGGACACCTCCACGGCGGAGCCGACGGGCTCGGAGGTCGCTCTCGTGGAGAGCCTCGCTCGCGGCCTGGACGCCCGCGTGGAGTGGGTGGAGGGAAGCGAGGCGGTGCTGGCCGACGCCCTGCACGAGGGCGAACTGGACATCGCCGTCGGCGGATTCACCGACGACACCCCGTGGACCGAGCAGGCCGCCGTGACCGCGGTGTACCGCGAGGTCCGCAATGACCGTGGTGTCACCGAGAAGCACGTGATGCTCACCCGCTCCGGCGAGAACCGATTCCTGGTCACCATCGAGGACCACCTCCGCGAGAACGGCGCGGACCGGTGA
- a CDS encoding ATP-dependent DNA ligase, protein MGKFLFEGQLKADFDDRLLAHLQVVIGAKLRRGESFHFTWKDDPSIGDGRTSIWVHPHSVITYKFYGGRLPALNRAWVDALMFTANSPRGLYVVPEPPANTGGEQATDEAY, encoded by the coding sequence GTGGGCAAGTTCCTGTTCGAAGGTCAGTTGAAGGCCGACTTCGATGACCGCCTGCTCGCGCATCTGCAGGTCGTCATCGGCGCCAAGCTGCGGCGCGGGGAGTCGTTCCACTTCACGTGGAAGGACGATCCGAGCATCGGCGACGGGAGGACGTCGATCTGGGTGCATCCGCACAGCGTCATCACCTACAAGTTCTACGGCGGCCGGCTGCCGGCCCTCAACCGCGCGTGGGTGGACGCGCTCATGTTCACCGCCAACTCGCCGCGTGGGCTGTACGTCGTGCCGGAACCGCCGGCGAACACAGGAGGGGAGCAAGCGACCGATGAAGCGTATTGA
- a CDS encoding molybdopterin-dependent oxidoreductase — protein sequence MRRRFWGWAALGGVVGAGVFLAAAELVALVASPEASPLLALGSVVIDAVPQPLKELAITTFGEYDKIALLLGLAVAVLVAASVAGVLQFVRPPLGIAVVVIAGGLSLAASLTRAGAGPAAAVPAAGGTVTGGLVLWWLIARLRAWAAAPGDEGPLEQPVPHAHEGEPAERPTVHAKGAAGPGSVDRRAFFGVTAIAGASALLIGVGARALITASSSSLAAVRKALRLPAAKSSVAIPAGAELDIPGISPLFTPNADFYRVDTALTVPSVDPAAWRLVIDGMVQQRVELTFDDLVGMGLDEYAITLTCVSNEVGGPLVGNAKWLGVPVRDVLRMAAPTPGADMVLSRSVDGFTASTPLGSLLDDDLDAILAVGMNGEPLPLEHGFPVRMVVPGLYGYVSATKWLSGLKVTTFAADEAYWTPRGYSAKAPIRFSSRLDTPRTGQPVPAGRIPLAGVAWAQTVGIERVEVSIDDSRWQQATLSTPVSDDTWVQWFLEWDAAPGAHNIVVRAVDRNGDVQIGERTPVAPDGSTGWHRTLIRVT from the coding sequence ATGCGGCGCAGATTCTGGGGCTGGGCCGCCCTCGGGGGAGTGGTGGGCGCGGGGGTCTTCCTCGCCGCGGCAGAGCTGGTCGCGCTCGTCGCATCGCCGGAGGCCAGCCCGCTGCTGGCCCTGGGGTCGGTCGTGATCGATGCGGTTCCGCAGCCGCTGAAGGAACTCGCGATCACGACCTTCGGGGAGTACGACAAGATCGCGCTGCTGCTCGGTCTCGCCGTCGCCGTTCTGGTCGCCGCGTCCGTGGCCGGCGTGCTGCAGTTCGTCCGGCCGCCGCTGGGCATCGCGGTGGTCGTGATCGCCGGTGGCCTCTCGCTGGCCGCCTCCCTCACGCGGGCCGGGGCCGGTCCCGCCGCCGCGGTTCCCGCTGCGGGGGGCACGGTCACCGGCGGCCTCGTGCTGTGGTGGCTGATCGCCCGGTTACGCGCCTGGGCCGCCGCGCCCGGCGATGAGGGGCCGCTCGAGCAGCCCGTGCCGCACGCGCACGAGGGGGAGCCCGCCGAGCGACCCACCGTCCATGCGAAGGGCGCTGCCGGACCGGGATCCGTCGACCGGCGCGCGTTCTTCGGCGTCACCGCGATCGCCGGAGCATCCGCGCTCCTCATCGGTGTCGGGGCACGCGCGCTGATCACTGCCTCCTCGTCGTCGCTGGCCGCCGTCCGCAAAGCCCTGCGCCTGCCCGCGGCGAAATCCTCCGTGGCGATTCCCGCCGGTGCCGAGCTCGATATCCCGGGGATCTCGCCCCTGTTCACGCCGAACGCCGACTTCTACCGCGTCGACACCGCGCTGACGGTGCCGTCCGTGGATCCGGCCGCCTGGCGGCTGGTGATCGACGGGATGGTGCAGCAGAGGGTTGAACTCACCTTCGACGATCTCGTCGGAATGGGGCTCGACGAGTACGCCATCACGCTGACGTGCGTGTCCAACGAGGTCGGCGGGCCTCTCGTGGGCAACGCGAAGTGGCTGGGCGTACCCGTCCGCGACGTGCTGAGGATGGCGGCACCGACCCCGGGCGCCGACATGGTGCTCTCGCGCAGCGTCGACGGCTTCACCGCCAGCACACCGCTGGGCTCGCTGCTGGACGACGACCTCGACGCGATCCTGGCCGTGGGGATGAACGGTGAACCGCTGCCGCTGGAGCATGGGTTCCCCGTGCGCATGGTCGTACCGGGGCTGTACGGCTACGTGTCGGCGACGAAATGGCTGAGCGGGCTGAAGGTGACCACCTTCGCGGCGGATGAGGCGTACTGGACACCCCGCGGCTACAGCGCGAAAGCGCCCATCAGGTTCTCCTCGCGACTGGACACCCCCCGCACCGGGCAGCCCGTCCCGGCCGGGCGCATCCCTCTGGCGGGCGTCGCGTGGGCGCAGACGGTCGGCATCGAGCGCGTCGAGGTGAGTATCGATGACAGCCGCTGGCAGCAGGCAACCCTGTCCACCCCCGTCAGCGACGACACGTGGGTGCAGTGGTTCCTGGAATGGGATGCCGCTCCCGGTGCGCACAACATCGTCGTGCGTGCCGTCGACCGCAACGGCGACGTCCAGATCGGGGAGCGGACGCCGGTGGCCCCGGACGGCTCGACCGGATGGCACCGCACCCTCATCCGGGTCACGTAG
- a CDS encoding fasciclin domain-containing protein gives MSRKKLYLLGMPMAVAAVIALSACSPSSGGDMSEESSSAPSSEETMETEEMDPAAGLVGAGCAEYAETVPDGAGSVEGMSQDPVATAASNNPLLTTLTAAVSGQLNPGVDLVDTLNGDEFTVFAPVDDAFAKIDAATLETLKTDSDLLTSILTYHVVPGALAPDEVEGTLATVNGAELEVTGSGDEIMVNGESAVICGGVQTANATVYLIDTVLMPPMM, from the coding sequence ATGTCCCGCAAGAAGCTGTACCTGCTCGGCATGCCGATGGCCGTGGCGGCCGTCATCGCCCTGAGCGCCTGCTCGCCGTCATCGGGTGGAGACATGTCGGAGGAGTCCTCCTCTGCGCCCTCGTCCGAGGAGACCATGGAGACGGAAGAGATGGATCCGGCCGCCGGCCTGGTCGGAGCCGGCTGCGCGGAGTACGCCGAGACGGTGCCCGATGGTGCCGGGTCGGTCGAGGGGATGTCTCAGGATCCGGTCGCGACCGCCGCCTCGAACAATCCCCTGCTGACGACGCTGACGGCGGCGGTGTCGGGCCAGCTGAACCCGGGCGTCGATCTGGTCGACACGCTGAACGGGGACGAGTTCACGGTGTTCGCGCCGGTGGACGACGCGTTCGCCAAGATCGACGCGGCCACCCTGGAGACGCTCAAGACCGACAGCGACCTGCTCACCTCGATCCTGACGTACCACGTCGTTCCGGGTGCGCTGGCCCCCGACGAGGTCGAGGGGACTCTGGCCACCGTCAACGGCGCCGAGCTCGAAGTCACCGGCAGCGGTGACGAGATCATGGTCAACGGCGAGTCCGCCGTGATCTGCGGTGGCGTCCAGACCGCCAACGCGACCGTCTACCTCATCGACACGGTGCTGATGCCGCCGATGATGTGA
- the sigK gene encoding ECF RNA polymerase sigma factor SigK → MLDAVVIDGVEVPEDGGDAVDHVGALLVRIAGGDQGAFARLYDMLSPRAFGLILRVLVDRAQSEEVLQEVFLEIWQSAARFAPDKGQGRSWILTITHRRAVDRVRAAQASTDRDMRAGFRDLGVAHDGVAEEVELRADAERVAKALATLPEPQREALTLAYYGGYSQSEIAALVGSPLGTVKTRMRDGLSRLRATMGVTT, encoded by the coding sequence ATGCTGGATGCTGTGGTGATCGACGGCGTGGAGGTGCCTGAGGACGGCGGCGATGCCGTCGACCACGTCGGCGCCCTCCTCGTGCGGATCGCCGGTGGGGATCAGGGCGCCTTCGCGCGCCTCTACGACATGCTCTCGCCCCGCGCCTTCGGCCTCATCCTGCGAGTCCTCGTCGACCGTGCGCAGAGCGAGGAGGTGCTGCAGGAGGTGTTCCTGGAGATCTGGCAATCCGCCGCCCGCTTCGCTCCGGATAAAGGTCAGGGGAGATCGTGGATTCTCACAATCACGCATCGCCGGGCGGTGGACCGCGTGCGGGCAGCGCAGGCCAGCACCGACCGCGACATGCGTGCGGGCTTCCGCGACCTGGGGGTCGCCCATGACGGGGTGGCGGAGGAAGTCGAGCTGCGAGCCGACGCGGAACGGGTCGCCAAGGCCCTGGCGACCCTCCCCGAGCCGCAGCGTGAGGCGCTCACACTGGCGTATTACGGCGGTTACAGTCAGAGCGAGATCGCGGCGCTCGTCGGGTCTCCCCTGGGCACGGTCAAGACGAGGATGCGGGACGGCCTGTCCCGCCTTCGGGCGACGATGGGGGTGACGACGTGA
- a CDS encoding anti-sigma factor — protein sequence MNEQDFAELAAGAALHALSHDDRVAFDTARRQHPEWEHHVTANVATAAVLADGVADVAPPAGIRSALLARIAVTPQDPAPAAPEAEPDVPGAPGAPARRPRAWRARSWFALAASLALLVGIGWGAAFVNQQLNRPAPVAALEEIRQAPDARTESAAVAGGGEATAYWSPTVGKAVLVLEDFPPLGEDESYQMWLIRDGAAVSAGLVPADDGSGPALLADTPEPGDVLAVTREPEGGSPTGQPTSDPLVAIETP from the coding sequence GTGAACGAGCAGGACTTCGCCGAGCTCGCCGCCGGCGCCGCGCTCCACGCCCTGTCGCACGACGACCGGGTCGCCTTCGACACCGCCCGCCGGCAGCATCCGGAATGGGAGCATCACGTGACGGCGAACGTCGCCACCGCCGCCGTGCTCGCCGACGGCGTCGCCGACGTCGCCCCACCCGCCGGCATCCGCAGCGCGCTGCTGGCCCGGATCGCCGTCACCCCGCAGGATCCCGCCCCCGCGGCGCCGGAGGCCGAGCCGGACGTCCCCGGCGCGCCGGGCGCGCCGGCGCGGCGACCCCGTGCGTGGCGCGCGCGCTCCTGGTTCGCCCTGGCCGCGTCCCTCGCGCTGCTGGTGGGCATCGGCTGGGGTGCGGCGTTCGTGAACCAGCAGCTCAACCGCCCCGCGCCGGTGGCGGCCCTCGAGGAGATCCGGCAGGCCCCGGATGCCCGAACGGAGTCGGCCGCGGTCGCCGGCGGAGGCGAGGCGACGGCGTACTGGTCGCCGACGGTCGGCAAGGCCGTCCTGGTCCTGGAGGATTTCCCGCCCCTCGGCGAGGACGAGAGCTACCAGATGTGGCTCATCCGCGACGGCGCCGCCGTCTCCGCCGGCCTCGTGCCCGCCGATGACGGCAGCGGGCCCGCGCTCCTGGCCGACACGCCCGAGCCGGGGGACGTGCTGGCGGTCACGCGGGAGCCCGAGGGCGGTTCGCCCACCGGCCAGCCCACGTCCGATCCGCTCGTCGCGATCGAGACGCCCTGA
- a CDS encoding NAD(P)H-binding protein → MYVIAGATGRVGSAAAQELMDAHADVRVVVRRQADAERWAARGAEAAVATLADRAALGTALRGCFGLFVLLPFDLSADDLDAHADELIASVAGAVADQRVPHVVMLSSGGADLPEGTGPIRGLHRMERALAETGATVTALRSGHFQEKVGDVIDVAREAGIYPVFASSADTARPMAATRDIGAVVADVLQNPPVSSEVVDVLGPEYSERTVADLLGAALGRELHVATVPEEAWPAALIEAGFRPHIAESLAELYRADDRGLLAPRGDRAVHVSTELASTLDAMLA, encoded by the coding sequence ATGTACGTCATCGCAGGAGCAACCGGACGCGTCGGGTCGGCCGCCGCACAGGAACTGATGGACGCGCACGCCGACGTCCGCGTCGTGGTGCGGCGACAGGCGGACGCCGAACGATGGGCCGCGCGTGGAGCCGAAGCCGCCGTGGCGACGCTCGCGGACCGAGCCGCGCTGGGAACGGCACTGCGGGGATGCTTCGGTCTGTTCGTCCTGCTCCCCTTCGACCTGAGCGCGGATGACCTCGACGCACACGCCGACGAGCTGATCGCCTCGGTCGCAGGGGCCGTCGCCGACCAGCGCGTGCCGCACGTGGTGATGCTCTCCTCCGGCGGCGCGGATCTTCCCGAGGGCACGGGCCCCATCCGCGGGCTGCATCGGATGGAGCGCGCGCTCGCGGAGACGGGGGCCACCGTGACCGCCCTGCGTTCGGGGCACTTCCAGGAGAAGGTCGGCGACGTGATCGATGTGGCCCGGGAGGCCGGCATCTACCCGGTCTTCGCCTCCTCCGCCGATACCGCCCGCCCGATGGCGGCCACGCGTGACATCGGCGCGGTCGTCGCCGACGTCCTCCAGAACCCGCCGGTCAGCAGCGAGGTGGTGGACGTGCTGGGTCCGGAGTACTCCGAGCGGACGGTGGCCGACCTCCTCGGCGCGGCGCTGGGTCGCGAGCTCCACGTCGCCACCGTCCCGGAGGAGGCGTGGCCGGCCGCGTTGATCGAGGCGGGCTTCCGTCCGCACATCGCCGAGAGCCTGGCAGAGCTGTACCGCGCCGACGACCGCGGACTGCTCGCGCCCCGCGGCGATCGCGCGGTCCACGTCTCCACGGAGCTGGCGTCGACCCTCGACGCCATGCTCGCCTGA
- a CDS encoding AraC family transcriptional regulator, with the protein MDRARLARLLRTVQMRSTFYCHAELTGPWALEMPAIEDSVSFHVVTNGSCWVRLPDSPPLELRRGDLALVPHGRGHDLVSSPSAGPALRVDRLPQEYIGEQYSTLRHGGSGEASQLICGIVSFDAPAARELMRALPAVVPVRGDDLEAGSSVHDTLRTMARELSHPQIGGETVATRLADVLVLQAIRAWIAGQDGSASGWMHAVQDERIGRALEAIHDDPGRRWNLQLLAHAATMSRSAFSARFTELTGEAPIAYLARWRMALAQSRLADGDTTVAALADELGYHSEAAFHRAFTRIVGRTPGSIRRRSPLRAEVVAPS; encoded by the coding sequence ATGGATCGAGCACGGCTCGCACGACTGCTCCGAACCGTCCAGATGCGGAGCACGTTCTACTGCCATGCCGAACTGACCGGCCCGTGGGCGCTGGAGATGCCGGCCATCGAGGACTCCGTCAGCTTCCACGTCGTGACGAACGGGTCCTGCTGGGTGCGGCTCCCCGACTCCCCTCCGCTCGAACTGCGCCGCGGCGACCTCGCCCTCGTGCCGCACGGCAGAGGTCACGACCTCGTGAGCTCGCCCTCGGCGGGCCCGGCCCTGCGGGTCGACCGGCTTCCGCAGGAGTACATCGGCGAGCAGTACTCCACCCTGCGGCACGGCGGCTCCGGCGAGGCGTCGCAGCTCATCTGCGGCATCGTCTCCTTCGACGCCCCCGCCGCTCGAGAACTCATGCGTGCGCTGCCCGCCGTCGTGCCGGTGCGCGGCGACGACCTCGAGGCCGGATCCTCCGTCCACGACACGCTGCGCACGATGGCGAGGGAACTGTCGCACCCTCAGATCGGCGGTGAGACGGTGGCCACACGCCTGGCCGACGTGCTGGTGCTCCAGGCCATCCGGGCATGGATCGCCGGCCAGGACGGGTCGGCGAGCGGGTGGATGCACGCGGTGCAGGACGAGCGGATCGGGCGTGCCCTCGAAGCCATCCATGACGATCCCGGGCGCCGGTGGAACCTCCAGCTCCTCGCGCACGCGGCCACAATGTCTCGCTCTGCCTTCAGCGCGCGCTTCACCGAGCTCACCGGAGAAGCCCCGATCGCCTACCTGGCGCGGTGGCGGATGGCTCTGGCCCAGTCGCGTCTGGCGGACGGCGATACGACGGTCGCCGCCCTCGCCGACGAACTGGGATACCACTCCGAGGCGGCGTTCCATCGGGCCTTCACCCGCATCGTCGGGCGGACCCCCGGCTCCATCCGTCGACGAAGCCCTCTCCGCGCCGAGGTGGTCGCGCCGTCTTGA